CCGCCGCCTGTTCAGAGCTTGACCTCTGTCAACGCAAAGCCTATCAGACAAGCGCACCATGAAAGCGTTCCATCACTTCCAGGAGTTGACCCCATGGACAAGACACAGGCCGCTTCGTATCGACAACAACTGCAGGAGCAGCAAGCGGGTCTTCGGGCCCAGTTGGCACAGCAACGCGGCGAGGCCACAGGCAGGGTGGAGGCCGCCGCCGCACATTTTGCGCACGCAGAGGACTCCCGCGCGCAGGTCGCCTCAGAGCGTACGCTGGAGTTTGCACTGGAAGACCGCGAGACCGAGCACCTCAACGCTATCGCCGCAGCCCTCACCCGCATTGACGCTGGCACCTATGGGGAGTGCACCGACTGCAGCCAAGACATAGCCACAGCCCGCCTGAAAGCCACCCCGGAAGTTGCACGCTGCGTGCATTGCCAAGAGTCCATCGAAACCCACCACAGGCCGGCCCACTAGGCTGCAACAAATCCACCACGCAGGCGTTGTTCGATGACGCCTTTCCCGTTTTTCTTCACTTCAAGAAAGTCAACCCATGAGCACTTTTCACGCTGTTGTCTGGATGGACCATTCCGAAGCCCATGTCGTCATGTTTGACCGCGAACACGTTCAAGCGCAACGCATCAAGTCCCGCAGCCACCACAAGCACCAGGGCAAGGCTGATGACGCCACTGCGCTGTTTGCCGATGTAGCACAAGCCCTGCATGGCTCGCACGAAGTCTTGCTGTGCGGCCCAGGCCTGGCGCGCAACCAGTTCCGCGAGTGGTGCGGCAAGCACAGCACCGCCGTGGCAGCCACAGTGGTCGATTCCGTGGCCGCCGATCACCCCAGCGACGCCCAACTGGTCGCCATGGCACGCCAGTACTTCAAGAAGTTTGACAACATGGCCGCAGACCCGTCCATGGCCTGATCGGTACGCGCTGGGTGGCGTAACCCCGCAGGTAGGACCTGGGGGCGCACGGCCACTGGTCACCGCCACGTCACCCAGCGTCCACGGCAGACTCCCGCCCGGGCACTGGGCTTTGCGCTCAGCGGCGGGAGACCAGCGGCAACGCCCCCAAGGCAAACACCGAGTTAGGGATTTGCAACCGGGCCATCAAAGGACGGGCCACGGGGCCAATGCCCGAATTCTTGCGCGAGGTCTTGGCCTCAGGCTCAGGCGCAGTCACCACGCCTTGGGCTTGTGCTTGTTCCATCAGGTCCTTGAGCGAAACCGATTGCAGGTACTCCAGCACGCGGGCATTGAACGACACCCACAGCTCGCCCGTCATGGCCTTGAGCTGCGCCACCTGGGGGGCGGTGAGCGGCTGGTAGTCGTCCACTTCCATGTTCTCCACCGCCAAAATGATCTCGGCCACGGCGATCTGCTCAGCGCGGCGCGCCAGGGCATAGCCGCCGCCTGGGCCACGGGTGCTTTCCACCAGGCCCGCACGGCGCAGCGCACTGAACAATTGCTCTAGGTACGACAGCGACGTGCCTTGACGCTGGCTGATCGTTGTCAGCGACACCGGCTTCATTCTCTGATGCAAGGCCAGATCCGTCATGGCCGATACAGCGACTTTTCCTCGGGTCGTAATACGCATGGCAACTCCTTGTGAACACCCATCTGTGAAACGACTGGCAAGGCTCTCATCGCCCTGCCAGACACCCACTGTAGTGCGTTCAACACTTCGCGTATATTCG
This Acidovorax sp. 106 DNA region includes the following protein-coding sequences:
- a CDS encoding TraR/DksA family transcriptional regulator, producing the protein MDKTQAASYRQQLQEQQAGLRAQLAQQRGEATGRVEAAAAHFAHAEDSRAQVASERTLEFALEDRETEHLNAIAAALTRIDAGTYGECTDCSQDIATARLKATPEVARCVHCQESIETHHRPAH
- a CDS encoding Rrf2 family transcriptional regulator, with amino-acid sequence MRITTRGKVAVSAMTDLALHQRMKPVSLTTISQRQGTSLSYLEQLFSALRRAGLVESTRGPGGGYALARRAEQIAVAEIILAVENMEVDDYQPLTAPQVAQLKAMTGELWVSFNARVLEYLQSVSLKDLMEQAQAQGVVTAPEPEAKTSRKNSGIGPVARPLMARLQIPNSVFALGALPLVSRR